One Edaphobacter flagellatus genomic region harbors:
- a CDS encoding cytochrome C oxidase subunit IV family protein encodes MSNQFHDPANVTNPEHADHHIIGPGVYLAVYITLLIFTGITVGAAFVDLHILNPIIAVAIACIKAVIVILFFMHVYYQSKLIKLTVAAGFFTFLILITMTLSDYMSRAWGLW; translated from the coding sequence ATGTCGAACCAGTTCCATGATCCGGCAAACGTGACCAACCCCGAGCACGCGGACCATCACATTATCGGGCCGGGTGTTTACCTTGCCGTGTACATTACGCTGTTGATCTTCACCGGTATTACGGTGGGCGCGGCGTTTGTCGATCTGCACATTCTCAACCCGATCATCGCGGTCGCCATCGCCTGCATCAAGGCGGTGATCGTGATCCTGTTCTTCATGCACGTCTACTATCAGTCGAAGCTGATCAAGCTGACGGTTGCCGCCGGCTTCTTCACCTTCCTGATCCTGATTACCATGACGCTGAGCGACTACATGAGCCGCGCGTGGGGTCTCTGGTAG
- a CDS encoding serine hydrolase domain-containing protein, whose translation MFRKPSLLCVAALFLVGDAVRTTPIDAAVLAADEPNGIRWTASPSQEASIDKVAIQTLYKEMELEPHHDLKGIVVVRDGKLISEHYFNGDSAATLHDIRSATKSITSLLMGIAIAKNIRSVNDPIAFYLHDLPHDKKEIRIQDLLTMRSGLDANDEDPSTPGNEDKLDDSTDWIKTAYAVPVVRPPGEMYLYCSLNAFLAGAIVENATGQSLDSFAKQNLFAPLGIHEFRWRHVPVNRTTGQGNLEITARDAAAIGELVLNNGIVGDHRVLSHDWIANSLASLVSISQSDSYADSYGYMWYTKAESIKGSKITVHFASGNGGNKIYIVPSLHMVVAITSSAYGKPWGQRRSQSILLRLLAAVN comes from the coding sequence ATGTTCCGGAAACCTTCTCTGCTTTGCGTGGCCGCATTGTTCCTGGTGGGTGATGCAGTTCGCACCACGCCGATTGATGCCGCAGTTCTTGCGGCGGATGAGCCCAACGGTATTCGCTGGACGGCGAGCCCATCGCAGGAAGCAAGCATCGATAAAGTTGCCATCCAAACCCTCTACAAGGAAATGGAGCTGGAACCGCATCATGATTTGAAGGGCATCGTGGTCGTTCGCGATGGAAAACTGATCAGTGAGCACTATTTCAACGGCGATTCGGCCGCGACGCTCCATGACATCCGCTCCGCGACGAAGAGCATCACGTCACTTCTGATGGGCATCGCTATCGCAAAAAATATCCGTAGCGTTAACGATCCGATTGCTTTCTATCTGCACGATCTGCCGCACGACAAGAAAGAGATACGCATACAGGACCTATTGACGATGCGCTCCGGACTGGACGCAAACGACGAAGATCCTTCTACTCCCGGCAATGAAGACAAGCTGGATGACTCCACCGACTGGATAAAGACCGCATACGCGGTTCCGGTCGTTCGGCCGCCAGGAGAGATGTATCTTTACTGCTCATTGAATGCCTTCCTCGCCGGCGCGATTGTCGAGAACGCTACAGGACAGTCATTGGATAGTTTTGCGAAGCAGAACCTGTTTGCTCCGCTTGGCATCCACGAATTCCGATGGCGACACGTCCCTGTAAATCGGACAACAGGTCAGGGAAATCTCGAAATAACGGCGCGGGATGCCGCCGCCATTGGAGAACTCGTACTCAACAACGGTATCGTCGGAGACCATCGTGTACTCAGCCACGATTGGATCGCGAACAGTCTCGCCAGCCTGGTATCCATCTCGCAGAGCGATTCCTACGCCGACAGCTATGGCTACATGTGGTACACCAAGGCCGAGTCCATAAAGGGCAGCAAAATTACAGTCCATTTTGCATCCGGAAATGGAGGCAACAAGATCTATATCGTGCCGTCTTTGCATATGGTGGTTGCCATCACCTCAAGCGCTTACGGAAAACCGTGGGGCCAGCGGCGATCGCAGTCCATCCTGCTAAGACTGCTGGCTGCCGTAAACTAA